The proteins below are encoded in one region of Misgurnus anguillicaudatus chromosome 24, ASM2758022v2, whole genome shotgun sequence:
- the farsb gene encoding phenylalanine--tRNA ligase beta subunit, translating into MPTVSVKRDLLFEALGQTYSDEEFDELCFEFGLELDEITSEKDIISREQGGEKAEGASDVILYKIDVPANRYDLLCLEGLVRGLQVFKEKINAPRYTRVSPANGGESQRLIITEDTASVRPHAVAAVLRNITFTQERYESFIELQEKLHQNICRKRTLVAIGTHDLDTISGPFTYTAKPPGDIRFKPLNQTKEYTATELMSLYKTDSHLRHYLHIIENEPLYPIIYDSNGIVLSMPPIINGDHSKISLNTKNIFIECTATDLTKAKTVLDMVVTMFSEYCEEPFTVEEAEVVYPDGRSCVYPELAYRTETLSGDFINKRVGINKSAESIAQLLTRMCLKSEVSGEGDQIRVEIPPTRSDVIHACDIMEDAAIAYGFNNIVRTTPRTYTVANQLPLNKLTELLRQDLAASGFTEALTFALCSEEDIADKLGKNIADIKAVHISNPKTAEFQVARTSLLPGLLKTIAANRKMPLPLKLFEISDVVLKDETRDVGAHNNRRLCAVYYNKSPGFEVIHGLLDRVMQLLDVKPGRNHGYHIQEAEDSVFFPGRCAEIFSRGKSIGHFGVLHPDVISRFELTMPCSAIDIDIEPFL; encoded by the exons CCGATGAAGAATTTGATGAACtatgttttgagtttggactcGAGTTAGATGAGATC ACTTCAGAAAAAGACATCATTAGCAGAGAACAGGGCGGTGAGAAGGCAGAGGGTGCATCTGATGTTATACTCTACAAGATCGATGTGCCAGCCAACCGATATGATCTGCTGTGTCTGGAGGGTCTTGTCAGGGGTCTGCAGGTCTTCAAAGAGAA GATTAACGCTCCACGGTACACCCGTGTGAGTCCAGCCAATGGAGGAGAGTCTCAGCGCTTGATCATAACTGAGGAT ACGGCATCTGTGAGGCCACACGCCGTAGCAGCCGTACTGCGCAACATCACATTCACTCAGGAACGATACGAGAGCTTCATAGAGCTGCAGGAGAAACTGCACCAGAACATCTGCAG GAAAAGAACTCTGGTTGCCATAGGAACACATGATTTGGACACCATCTCTGGGCCATTCACCTATACGGCCAAACCGCCCGGGGATATCCGCTTCAAACCGCTCAATCAGACTAAAGAGTACACCGCAACTGAACTCATGAGTCTCTATAAG ACCGACAGTCATTTGAGACACTACCTGCACATCATAGAGAATGAGCCTCTCTATCCCATCATATACGACAGCAATGGAATCGTCCTATCAATGCCTCCTATTATCAACG GAGACCATAGCAAAATCTccttaaacacaaaaaacatttttattgagTGCACAGCTACAGATCTCACAAAG GCAAAGACTGTGCTGGATATGGTGGTGACCATGTTTAGTGAATATTGTGAGGAGCCGTTCAC GGTTGAGGAAGCAGAAGTTGTTTATCCAGATGGAAGATCGTGTGTGTATCCT GAGCTGGCTTACAGGACAGAGACACTTTCTGGAGACTTTATCAATAAAAGAGTCGGGATCAA TAAATCTGCAGAAAGTATAGCACAGCTGCTGACCCGTATGTGTTTGAAGTCAGAGGTCAGCGGTGAGGGCGATCAGATCCGAGTCGAGATCCCGCCCACGCGCTCTGATGTCATCCACGCCTGCGACATCATGGAGGATGCCGCCATTGCGTATGGCTTTAACAATATTGTCAGGACCACGCCTCGTACATACACAGTAGCCAATCAG CTTCCTCTAAATAAACTGACAGAGTTACTGAGACAAGACCTTGCAGCTTCTGGATTTACAGAGGCATTAACATTCGCTTTG TGCTCTGAAGAAGATATCGCAGATAAACTTGGAAAAAACATTGCAGACATCAAAGCAGTGCACATCTCAAACCCAAAGACTGCAGAGTTTCAG GTGGCACGCACGTCTCTTCTGCCCGGCCTCTTAAAAACGATCGCTGCGAACAGGAAGATGCCCCTCCCTCTCAAACTGTTTGAGATTTCAGACGTCGTCCTTAAAGATGAAACACGAG ATGTAGGAGCACATAACAACCGCCGCCTATGTGCCGTGTACTACAACAAGAGTCCGGGTTTTGAAGTCATCCACGGACTTCTGGACCGGGTCATGCAGCTGCTGGATGTCAAACCGGGTCGTAACCATGGATACCACATCCAGGAGGcagagg ACTCCGTCTTCTTCCCTGGTCGCTGTGCCGAAATCTTTTCACGTGGCAAAAGCATCGGACACTTCGGGGTCC